Sequence from the Primulina huaijiensis isolate GDHJ02 chromosome 16, ASM1229523v2, whole genome shotgun sequence genome:
aattcagATAAGACATCCCAAAggacaaaaattatacattggATGCTTTTGACAGAATTATATCATACATTGACTctttaaaattatggaaatcTCGAATTGCATGCATTGAGTGTcaaacattttttattattgaggGTAATTTAATGTCCATTTGAAACTCTTTTGAATTTatctcttttaaattttttgggctctcttatttgaatttttaagaagACAATTCAAgttatataatatacatatggttttggaagaaaattaCATTGcattaattctttcaaattaaAGTAATCTCGAAATAACATGCATTTGggatgaaaaaaattttatgatttttaaatggtaaTTTAATGTCCATTGAAAAATCTTACTGTAGTGATAATTTGTAATACtcaactaattttatttttagaaaaattaaataaactacttaaatattgtatttcttTTTTAGTAAGTAATTTGGGCATgaaattacttaaaataacaaaatgtatttttgaatgatttaccTCATGAGTGATACTGAATACTGCaatcatttgtattttaaatatatttatacatttttaattaaattgattgatataatcagtgaaaatttttaatatagtttatgttttcaatatattttaatttcaatttgaataaaaaaaataaaaaacatataatacataaaaattataatgcTGAACATTGCAATcatttgtatttaaaatttatttatacagtttgtaataaaaattaaatatatcatagtaacacaaaatcatatcacaaaatttatcaatcaatgcaaaaattttaatgtaGTTTATGTTTTCAATAGAGTTTAGTTTcacttttaataaaaaataaaaatatatataatacataaactgtatttgaattaatataaaaatgaattaaattcaaatttgaaataaatgacttgatataatcaatgcaagCAATAATTGAAGTTATCATTTATTGCAATACACATATTTCAATATTAAGgatatatctttctttttttagaaaTGACATTTTGGCGAGAAATTactatttttgacaaaaactctgcttttatatatttatagattGGTCCTATATTTTACACACTTtggaaaataatgaaaaaaaatattttttaaaaactgacTACAGATTGTGTAATGAACGTATCAAGTTTAGAGATTAAAATTAggaaataataatttgaaaaataaatgtaaaaaaaaagcaatgattttgggattttatttaattaacatcTATTACTATCTATTAAGAATCTATCTACAAAAAAATTGATCTGTTTTTTAATTTCTCAATTCTgcccatattttatatcacaattacatttttatttttaattttttttaaattttattttttgatttctcAATCTTGCTcttattttatatcacaattacatttttatttctattttttttaaatttcaaaattcattttttttaaatttttttaaaattataactaTTCAAATACCACTTTATTAGGGATGTAATCGAGTCGAGCCGAGCCGAGctcttgaatgtttgagcttggttcgtttataatcgagccgagctcgaactttatttaacgaatatatgcaTGGAACGAACTTATTCAAGCCTTTATCGAGTCTAaacaagcttaataaatatgaattatacatttaaattttcattaaattaattaaaaaataaattatatatttaaagaaaaatatattattcttactaaaatttgtaaatttattataataaataaatttaatagatttttctatatatttaataaataatatgtaaaatcaataaatcaaatatcaaaactattattttttcatctaaaagattaatcatgaacttaccaacgaacatgttcacgagctaacgagccgagtattgtaaagcttgagtttggtttgtttatcttaacgaacctcattaaacgagctcaaacgagcttttatcgaatcgaacttcgaatagctcacaaacagtttggttcgtttacatccctacaCTTTATcctcgataattataaaaaaaaccataCAAGCTCTGCACACATCGCCTGTGTCAAATAACAAGTATATATAAAACACTGGAGGCTCAGATCTGTGAAGTTTAGTGGGCAAATGGAATTCGACGCCGCCATGGCTGCAGATCCCGGTTGCTTATGAAGCCATCCGGGTCGCCCCGCCAAGATACGAGTCGGGTCTTCCCTGCCCAGCTCAGCAAATTCAAACAATAATAGAAGAAATCATCATAGCCTCTTCCATATCCACGAataaaaaaggggaaaaaaaaagaaaagaaaagaaaagaaaactctAATCCCCAAAACCTGTTCCAAGTGAACAGCAACCAGAATCAGAAAATCCAAAGCTCCAATCCAAACGTAACCCAACTGTTTCATGAATCTCCACCAGCTTTTcactatatgtatatatatatatatatatatatatatttgtgtgtgtatgtatattcTTTAGATTCAGTACTTTCAGCGAAAACTGAAGGGCTGTTGGTTTCAGAAAAACGGTGAAAAAATCATCGGCGAGCGGAGAGAGGCAACCACCCTCGAAGAAATCCCATCTCGCCGCTGCctcattttctttaattgcTGAGCTTGCGGATATCTGTAGAAGTGGGAGAAAGTATTAATATAGTATCAAAATTCCCGATTTGCCCTGCTCCTCATCTTGGGATTGAGTATTTTAAGGGGTAGTATGGCCATTTAAATGCAGAAGTCCGTCTACTAAAACTATTGGGCCTTGATGTGGGTATCGAGTTTAGTTATGGGCCGCTATAAAGGTCGGTTAAAGGTTGAGCCCAGTAATGTCCAAAAATTGTTGCTCATTTTGATTTATTGGTTAATGATTTTGATTTTCAGATTAATGACTTCAATTTCCAGATTACATATAATAATTAGTGTTTGAAACATACGGTCGTTCCTTCCTTTAGTTTTTTATTCAATGCTGAAAAAATTATCCCGTTTAATCTTTGTTGTTTACATGACATAAACATATGCGACACATATTCATAAAATGTATGTATCAAATCttactcgatttttttttcctggaTCTTCACTTTCAAAGTAACTATGGCAGAATCTTTCTCCTTCAAACTTGAATCACCCTTATTTGGCATACCCTTCAATCATAATCTACAAACATTTCAATTACAAAAGCATTTTCAAGTTCTTGAATTTGCTCATGTACTTAATGTCTCTTTTGATCGAAATTTGAGCCATAAATTTATATCTCATTTGTTATTACACAATCTGTATGTCGTTTGATAGAAGTTAACTTTGTTAGTAACCATGCAACTCACGAGTAAAGATTCAAAATCATCGTATTCTATCGCATGTTGAGTCTGTTCTCTACTCGGCAATAGTTTGTAGCTATTGTATTGTTGTTTTGTTCCAATGCTTTGCTGCCTCCAGACAAAATCAAAGATGAGAAACCTTGTGAATGAAAGAGTTTCTGCTTgagaataaataaaaacaaataggTATTAAAGGAAAGAGAATGGGGATATTGTATATTTCATGAGAAGACAGATTTTAGGAACATTAGTAAGGTACAAATTTAACACACATTATGTTCTACGTTTTTCcagcaaacacacacacacagacacacacacacacgtacgACGTGGaaacaaatttcttttaacataaacTATAACCCTTTTAAACTTCTAAAACTCCCACAGCATAATTAGGAGATGCAGCATACCAAAAGTACTGCTTGTACTATAACCCTAATCACACTGCTTTCACTGCTTGGAACCTTGGCTCTTTAGGCAAGAACTTTTGTTCTGCATAAACAGACATATAGTCCCCGAACAAGAACTTAGGATACTTCGCCAAATTCTGATCCACTTGTAATTTTTTCTCAGTCTGCACCAATTCCTTCGCAGGTTCGATGGTGGCCTTAAAAGATGGGTTGTAAAACGAGGCAATCGATCTCCTGTTCCCCTCCGGCAAAGCCAAAACCCGATGCCAGACACTCTTGTACTTGCCATTACTcaacacttcgatctgatcacCTGTGTTGATCACTATGGCGTTTTGGACCGGCTGCACATTTATCCAGACCCCATCTTTCAGGATTTGAAGGCCGTTCACCACGTCGTCTTGAAAGAGTAAGATCACGCCTCCTGCATCCGTGTGAGCTCGGAGGCCGTTCACCTTATCTGGGTGTGGGCAAGGTGGGTAGTGGCTCACCTTCGTCCCGAAAAAGGCCGAGTTCTCTTCCTCTTCTTTTCCACCGTTGAACGCCTTTTTGATGTACCCTTTTGGCAGGCCTAAGTTCTCGTCCATCACTTCCATCACTTTGATCGCAAGTTTCTTCAGTTCAGCTCGGTATTCCTTCATGGTTTCCCTGTTAATTgtaatatatattcaaaattattaacTCGGATctcagaaaaatatttatgtccATGATCATCTTATAACTATAACTTACTTGAAACTAGGTGTTTTTGAAGGCCATTCATCGTGATTCTCATCTGAGAGCAAAAATACATCCTCCCAATCAACACTTTCTACTAAACTTTCATCGCTTTTCTTCTCAACCAATTCCTTCAGCAGATTCACCGGTTTCGAATTCTTGAAGCCGGGCTCTCTTTCAAACTTGTAGCATTCAGAAGCAACCTTCTTCACCCTCTCCAGGAGATCCTCAGGGATTCCATGGTTGATCAACTGTTGACAAGtccataaaattaaaataatttagtaCTTCTTGATGTAAATATATATTGCAAGAACTTAAATGTTAGAATATATTCAGATATTAAAGCTGGTACCTGAAAGAATCCCCAGTCTTCACAGCAATTGGCAATTTGAGCAACGGTTTTGGATCTCTCATCTCCATTGAGTTTTGAGAAATCAATTACAGGGATCGCCATTGAGattatatttataacaaatGAAGAATACAGAATAAATAGGTTTTCAAATTTTGCAGTTGTGCTCCAAAATGGGGTTCCATTAGGTCTATATATACAGGAAAAGTAGAGCTTCTGATATTTCCTCATGGGTCATGGCatctttaattaataaaaatgtcaacgctatttatttgattaacccatatatattattaatgatttatggttataattaaatattttaattaatattaacaattaaaaagaatgttttgttaaattttttttttgcactctATATTTACTTAGAAGAAAAGATTTTAAAAGCAGTGAAAACtgtttaatataaattaattataatgacTAGTGACAtcattaacttaaaataaaatatataacaaaaCAACAACGAAGAAGTTTTAGTATATtactactaaatttttttgttacctCCATCGATAGAGTTGGTAGAATAAATGAACATGTGACCAAATAAtcatgagtaagtctcttgtgagactgtctcacggatctttatctgtgagatgggtcaaccataacgatatttacaataaaaattaatactctcagcataaaaagtaatatttttcataaatgactcaaataagatatctgtctcacaaaatacgactcgtgagaccgtctcacacaaatttttgccaataATATGTTCAATTCttcttataaatattttttcgttCAAAGCAATCAACAGATAGCAGgtaaaataaaagatttatCAAAGTTATTTTGGTATTTTACGCTAGTTTTTGCGATCTTCTCCCATTTAACactatatatagaaaaatatgtTGATCATGTTCTATTCCGATGCCCGATATTTGACTGGTAAATATGTAGGTGACACCGCATATTATTCTTTcctgtatatatataataagaaaGATAAAtcgataaataaatttaaagagtcaacaacattaaaatattaatgtatCAACCTTCTTGAACGTACGTACCTTTACGTGCTAAACAATATTTTATGTCTTAAATCACGCAACATGACACCAAATACGTGGTTGAATACATATAAATACAATGTATTCGTCGATGTTCGTAGTTTATTAACACTAATATATCAAATATGAGAGGAGAtttcgaatttgaaattcaattaaaaaaatcacaaaatggAATGGTTTTCCTTGTAGACCAAATTCAATCTCACAGTACACTTAATTATCGTTACATTTTGGATTATACGACCTCATATTCAAATTGTGATTTGATTATCTATACTATTAAATTTCATCTTTAGCCATGCATCTTCatatttttggcaattttattctttttttatcgAGAATGCTGATATGTCACTACACACTGATTGCGCATTGAAGTCacattat
This genomic interval carries:
- the LOC140961874 gene encoding 1-aminocyclopropane-1-carboxylate oxidase 5-like; protein product: MAIPVIDFSKLNGDERSKTVAQIANCCEDWGFFQLINHGIPEDLLERVKKVASECYKFEREPGFKNSKPVNLLKELVEKKSDESLVESVDWEDVFLLSDENHDEWPSKTPSFKETMKEYRAELKKLAIKVMEVMDENLGLPKGYIKKAFNGGKEEEENSAFFGTKVSHYPPCPHPDKVNGLRAHTDAGGVILLFQDDVVNGLQILKDGVWINVQPVQNAIVINTGDQIEVLSNGKYKSVWHRVLALPEGNRRSIASFYNPSFKATIEPAKELVQTEKKLQVDQNLAKYPKFLFGDYMSVYAEQKFLPKEPRFQAVKAV